From Desulfosoma caldarium, the proteins below share one genomic window:
- a CDS encoding FAD-dependent oxidoreductase, with translation MEKKIGAYICTGCGIGDALDVAALAKVATAEYKVPVCRDHGFLCSEEGRKLIEDDMANQGVNTLVIAACSPRVMSDVFDFGPDKVLERVNLREHVVWSHPSGDEDTQMMAEDYLRMGLTKAKEMEPPVPFQGENLSKRILVVGGGLTGLTAAREAAAAGYEVVLVEKSETLGGYLKNVHSVPPLGPPYEAPHIFDLNGLVTQVTGHEKIKVYTGAHIEKISGAPCMFDVTIQSNGSQAAERVGAIVLATGSVPYDAEKLTHLGYGAHADVITGDRLEGMLKDGQVVRPSNGQPAGSVAFVLCAGSRDSEHLPYCSAACCVESLKQARVLKQQNPEMPVYIFYRDMRATGHYEMLYKQAQKDGVIFVRGTVTEVADDGSGALTVSAQDVLTQSPITSESVDLVVLATGMVSTAALGKSYKAQQPKEGEEELEVPADTILVSNLLNLDYRQGPEVPALKYGFPDSHFICFPYESRRTGIYPAGTVRAPMDYARAMEDATGAALKAIQCVEMTAQGKAVHPRAGDLSYPEFFMQRCTQCKRCTEECPFGAINEDEKGNPLPNPTRCRRCGVCMGACPERIISFKNYSVGMIGNIIKSIEVPEEDEEKPRIVVLACENDAYPALDMVGLRRAQYNPWVRVIPVRCLGSMNLVWIADALSKGIDGILLLGCKHGDDYQCHFVKGSELANIRMSKIKETLDRLVLESDRVRLEQVSITDYANLPQILDDFAAALENVGPNPYKGF, from the coding sequence ATGGAAAAGAAAATCGGTGCGTACATCTGTACGGGCTGTGGCATTGGAGACGCTTTGGATGTGGCGGCGTTGGCCAAGGTGGCCACCGCTGAATATAAGGTGCCCGTGTGCCGGGATCACGGCTTTCTGTGCAGCGAGGAAGGACGAAAGCTCATTGAGGACGACATGGCAAACCAGGGGGTCAACACCCTGGTCATTGCGGCCTGTTCCCCTCGTGTGATGAGTGATGTTTTTGACTTTGGGCCGGACAAGGTGCTGGAGCGAGTGAATTTGCGGGAGCACGTGGTGTGGAGTCATCCCTCCGGGGACGAAGACACGCAGATGATGGCCGAGGACTACCTGCGTATGGGCCTCACCAAAGCCAAGGAAATGGAGCCGCCCGTGCCTTTTCAGGGCGAAAATCTGAGCAAAAGAATCTTGGTGGTGGGTGGGGGCCTCACGGGGCTCACGGCGGCCCGAGAAGCGGCCGCAGCGGGTTATGAAGTGGTGCTCGTGGAAAAGAGCGAAACCTTGGGAGGATACCTCAAAAACGTTCATTCCGTGCCTCCTTTGGGCCCTCCTTACGAAGCCCCGCACATCTTTGATCTGAACGGGCTCGTGACCCAGGTGACTGGCCATGAGAAGATCAAGGTCTACACGGGCGCTCACATTGAAAAGATCAGTGGAGCTCCCTGCATGTTTGACGTCACCATCCAGTCCAACGGATCTCAGGCGGCGGAGCGGGTTGGGGCCATTGTCTTGGCCACGGGTTCCGTGCCCTACGATGCGGAAAAACTCACCCATTTGGGATACGGTGCCCACGCCGATGTCATCACGGGTGACCGACTGGAAGGCATGCTCAAGGACGGTCAGGTCGTGCGCCCGTCCAACGGCCAGCCCGCAGGCAGCGTGGCTTTTGTTCTGTGCGCCGGATCTAGGGATTCGGAGCATCTACCTTATTGTTCGGCGGCCTGCTGCGTGGAATCCCTCAAGCAGGCCAGAGTGCTTAAGCAGCAAAACCCGGAGATGCCCGTTTATATCTTCTACCGAGACATGCGGGCTACGGGACACTACGAAATGCTTTACAAGCAGGCGCAGAAGGACGGCGTGATCTTTGTGCGGGGAACCGTTACGGAAGTGGCCGATGACGGCTCGGGAGCTCTCACGGTTTCCGCCCAAGATGTGCTCACCCAGTCCCCCATCACGTCGGAATCCGTGGACCTGGTGGTCCTGGCCACGGGCATGGTCTCCACCGCGGCTTTGGGAAAATCCTACAAGGCACAACAGCCCAAGGAAGGAGAGGAAGAGCTGGAAGTGCCGGCAGACACCATTTTGGTCTCCAATTTGCTCAATCTGGATTACCGTCAAGGTCCCGAAGTGCCCGCCCTAAAGTACGGCTTTCCCGATTCGCATTTCATCTGCTTTCCGTATGAATCGCGGCGTACAGGGATTTACCCCGCCGGGACCGTTCGAGCGCCCATGGACTACGCTCGCGCCATGGAAGATGCCACCGGCGCGGCCTTGAAGGCCATTCAGTGCGTGGAAATGACCGCCCAAGGCAAGGCCGTGCACCCCAGAGCCGGCGATCTCAGCTATCCGGAATTTTTCATGCAGCGTTGCACCCAGTGCAAGCGGTGCACGGAAGAGTGTCCTTTCGGGGCCATTAACGAAGACGAAAAGGGCAATCCCTTGCCCAATCCCACGCGGTGCCGTCGCTGCGGTGTGTGCATGGGCGCTTGTCCGGAACGCATCATTTCGTTCAAGAACTATTCTGTCGGCATGATTGGCAACATCATCAAGAGCATCGAGGTACCCGAAGAAGACGAAGAAAAGCCGCGCATTGTGGTGCTCGCCTGTGAAAACGACGCCTATCCAGCCCTGGACATGGTGGGTCTTCGTCGAGCGCAGTACAATCCGTGGGTGCGCGTCATTCCGGTGCGCTGTCTAGGATCCATGAACCTGGTCTGGATTGCCGATGCGCTTTCCAAAGGCATCGACGGCATTTTGCTTTTGGGCTGCAAACACGGTGACGATTACCAGTGCCATTTCGTCAAGGGCAGTGAATTGGCCAACATTCGCATGAGCAAGATTAAGGAAACTCTGGATCGCTTGGTGCTGGAATCGGACCGCGTTCGCTTGGAACAGGTGTCTATCACCGATTATGCCAATCTGCCGCAGATCCTCGATGACTTTGCGGCGGCTTTGGAAAACGTGGGCCCGAACCCCTACAAGGGATTCTAA
- the aprA gene encoding adenylyl-sulfate reductase subunit alpha, whose translation MKPSDFETVRVDTDLLILGGGMSASGATFEASYWAKKHGLKVTVVDKAAMDRSGAVAMGLSAINQYIGYGKGQNTVEDYVKYVRQDLMGVSREDLVYDIARHVDSSVHLFEKWGLPIWKDENGEYVHEGRWQIMINGESYKVIVAEAAKNALATLGDKGQLFERVFIVEPLLNNGKCVGAVGFSVRENKFYVFTAKATIACMGGAVHVFRPRSVGEGLGRAWYPPWNSGSTAYFTIRAGAEMTCQEVRFIPVRFKDGYGPVGAWFLLFKSRATNALGEEYMVTRANELPKWAPYGTGKPIPANLRNWLGMEDVMAGKGPIYMRTEEAIANLAAKYKDDPKAFKKKMKELEAEAWEDFLDMTISQALLWAGMNIQPEEKPSEIAAAEPYFIGSHSGASGAWVCGAEDLMPAEYRKQWEPIGVYNHMTTVPALFTAGDGAGASSHKFSSGSHAEGRIAAKGAIAYILDHNEAPAVDEAQVAALRDKILAPLARFEEFAPMSSDPDINPNFIKPKMFMFRLQKIMDEYCAGVSAQFTTNKSLLEKGLELLTMLKEDSEKLAASDLHELMRCWENVQRMWIAESHLRHVLFREESRWPGYYFRADFPDMDEQNWHCFVNSVWNPATGEWTMKKVPIVHLDV comes from the coding sequence ATGAAGCCTTCCGATTTTGAAACCGTACGTGTCGATACTGATCTGCTCATTTTGGGCGGTGGCATGTCTGCCTCGGGTGCCACCTTTGAGGCGTCTTATTGGGCCAAGAAACATGGCTTGAAGGTCACCGTCGTGGACAAGGCGGCTATGGACCGTTCCGGCGCTGTGGCCATGGGGCTTTCGGCTATCAACCAATATATTGGGTATGGCAAGGGCCAAAACACGGTCGAAGACTACGTCAAATACGTCCGTCAGGACCTTATGGGCGTTTCCCGTGAAGATCTGGTCTATGACATCGCCCGTCATGTGGACAGCAGCGTGCATCTTTTCGAGAAATGGGGCCTTCCCATCTGGAAAGATGAAAACGGTGAATACGTTCATGAAGGGCGTTGGCAGATTATGATCAACGGCGAGTCCTACAAGGTCATCGTGGCCGAAGCCGCCAAGAACGCCCTGGCCACCTTGGGTGACAAGGGTCAGCTGTTCGAACGCGTTTTTATCGTCGAACCCCTTTTGAACAACGGCAAGTGCGTGGGAGCTGTGGGCTTCAGCGTCCGCGAAAACAAGTTCTACGTGTTCACTGCCAAGGCGACCATCGCTTGCATGGGCGGCGCTGTGCACGTATTTCGTCCGCGTTCGGTGGGTGAAGGCCTGGGCCGCGCGTGGTATCCACCGTGGAACAGCGGATCAACCGCTTATTTCACCATCCGCGCCGGTGCCGAAATGACCTGCCAGGAAGTGCGTTTCATTCCCGTGCGCTTCAAAGACGGGTACGGCCCCGTTGGTGCTTGGTTCTTGCTGTTCAAATCCCGCGCCACCAACGCTTTGGGTGAAGAATACATGGTGACCCGCGCCAATGAACTGCCGAAGTGGGCGCCGTACGGCACAGGTAAGCCCATTCCGGCCAACCTGCGCAACTGGCTCGGCATGGAAGACGTCATGGCCGGCAAGGGTCCCATCTACATGAGGACGGAAGAGGCCATCGCCAACCTGGCCGCCAAGTACAAAGACGATCCCAAGGCCTTCAAGAAGAAAATGAAGGAACTGGAAGCCGAGGCTTGGGAAGACTTCCTCGACATGACCATCAGCCAGGCCCTTCTGTGGGCCGGTATGAACATTCAGCCGGAAGAAAAGCCTTCGGAAATCGCCGCCGCCGAACCGTACTTCATCGGCTCCCACTCCGGTGCCTCCGGGGCGTGGGTCTGCGGTGCCGAAGACCTGATGCCGGCCGAATACCGCAAGCAATGGGAACCCATCGGCGTCTACAACCACATGACGACGGTTCCGGCGCTGTTCACGGCGGGTGACGGGGCGGGCGCTTCCTCGCACAAGTTCTCCTCCGGGTCCCACGCGGAAGGCCGTATCGCGGCCAAGGGCGCCATCGCCTACATCTTGGACCACAACGAGGCTCCGGCCGTTGACGAAGCTCAAGTGGCGGCTCTGCGCGATAAGATCTTGGCTCCGTTGGCTCGATTCGAAGAGTTCGCGCCGATGTCCTCCGATCCGGACATCAACCCGAACTTCATCAAACCCAAGATGTTCATGTTCCGTCTCCAAAAGATCATGGACGAATACTGCGCCGGCGTGTCGGCTCAGTTCACCACGAACAAGTCCCTGCTGGAAAAAGGCCTCGAATTGTTGACCATGTTGAAGGAAGACTCGGAAAAGCTTGCGGCTTCTGACCTGCACGAGCTCATGCGGTGCTGGGAGAACGTGCAGCGCATGTGGATCGCCGAAAGCCACCTGCGTCACGTGTTGTTCCGCGAAGAAAGCCGTTGGCCGGGCTACTACTTCCGCGCTGACTTTCCGGATATGGACGAACAGAATTGGCACTGTTTCGTCAATTCGGTGTGGAATCCGGCGACCGGTGAATGGACTATGAAGAAGGTCCCCATTGTTCACCTGGATGTCTAA
- the aprB gene encoding adenylyl-sulfate reductase subunit beta: protein MPSYVILEKCDGCKGQDKTACMYICPNDLMVLDKEKMKAYNRSPEMCWECYNCVKICPQQAVDVRGYADFVPMGASVVPLRGSEDIMWTVKFRSGQVKRFKFPIRTTPEGQAKPWPDEWQTGSDDIKSPVLCTEPASTLAAELPTLKK from the coding sequence ATGCCTAGTTACGTCATTCTCGAGAAATGCGACGGCTGCAAGGGGCAGGATAAGACCGCGTGCATGTATATCTGCCCCAACGACCTGATGGTCCTGGACAAGGAAAAGATGAAGGCCTACAACCGGTCTCCTGAAATGTGCTGGGAATGCTATAATTGCGTGAAGATTTGCCCGCAGCAGGCGGTGGATGTGCGTGGGTACGCTGACTTTGTCCCCATGGGTGCTTCGGTTGTGCCTCTTCGCGGTTCCGAAGACATTATGTGGACCGTGAAGTTCCGCAGTGGCCAAGTGAAGCGGTTCAAGTTCCCCATTCGGACAACGCCGGAAGGCCAGGCCAAGCCGTGGCCCGATGAGTGGCAGACGGGTTCCGACGACATCAAGAGCCCGGTGCTGTGCACGGAACCGGCGTCCACGCTGGCGGCAGAACTTCCCACCTTGAAGAAGTAA
- the sat gene encoding sulfate adenylyltransferase yields MSKLVPPHGKEKKLKPLLLEGEARKAEMEKAKTLKKIPMTSREASDLVMLGIGAFTPLEGFMGYDDWKGVCDEYKMTDGTFWPIPITLSADKDLADSLAPNEEVALWDVENDQILGTMKVTEKYTIDKEHECKSVFWTTDAAGHPGVAKVMAQKEFNLAGPVKVLSESFYPEVFKGTYQTPAEARKIFDEKGWSRVAAFQTRNPMHRSHEYLCKIAVEVMDGVYIHQLLGKLKAGDIPADVRKKAIDALVDNYFVKDTVVVGGYPAEMRYAGPREALLHAVFRQNYGCSHLIVGRDHAGVGDYYGPFDAQKIFDEIPQDALLTKPLKIDWTFWCFKCDGMASMRTCPHGKADRLILSGTMVRKTLSEGGELDPHFSRPEVLEILKAYYASLEEKVEIKLHGAATGDAPIKK; encoded by the coding sequence ATGTCCAAGTTGGTTCCTCCCCATGGGAAAGAAAAAAAGCTCAAGCCCTTGCTTTTAGAAGGTGAAGCCCGCAAGGCCGAAATGGAAAAGGCCAAGACCCTCAAGAAGATCCCCATGACGAGTCGGGAGGCTTCGGACTTGGTCATGTTGGGCATCGGTGCCTTCACGCCTTTGGAAGGCTTCATGGGCTACGACGACTGGAAGGGTGTCTGTGACGAATACAAAATGACCGACGGCACGTTCTGGCCCATTCCCATCACCCTTTCCGCGGACAAGGATCTGGCCGACAGTTTGGCTCCCAACGAAGAAGTGGCCCTGTGGGATGTGGAAAACGACCAGATTCTCGGCACCATGAAGGTGACGGAAAAGTACACCATAGATAAGGAACATGAGTGCAAGTCTGTTTTCTGGACGACCGATGCGGCGGGGCATCCGGGCGTGGCCAAGGTCATGGCGCAAAAGGAGTTCAACCTGGCGGGTCCGGTGAAGGTCTTGAGCGAAAGTTTCTATCCGGAAGTCTTTAAAGGTACATATCAGACGCCGGCGGAAGCTCGAAAGATTTTTGACGAAAAAGGCTGGTCCCGCGTGGCGGCATTCCAGACGCGCAATCCCATGCACCGCAGCCACGAGTATTTGTGCAAGATCGCCGTGGAAGTGATGGACGGTGTCTACATTCACCAGCTGCTGGGCAAGCTCAAAGCCGGCGACATTCCGGCGGATGTGCGCAAGAAAGCCATTGACGCCTTGGTGGACAACTACTTCGTCAAAGACACCGTTGTTGTGGGTGGCTATCCGGCGGAAATGCGTTACGCTGGACCTCGCGAAGCCTTGTTGCACGCCGTGTTCCGCCAAAACTACGGCTGTAGCCACCTCATTGTGGGCCGCGACCATGCTGGCGTGGGCGACTATTACGGCCCCTTTGACGCGCAAAAGATTTTCGATGAGATTCCTCAGGATGCTCTGCTCACCAAGCCCCTCAAAATCGATTGGACATTCTGGTGCTTCAAGTGCGATGGCATGGCGTCCATGAGAACCTGTCCGCACGGCAAGGCTGACCGCCTCATCCTCTCGGGCACCATGGTGCGCAAGACCTTGTCCGAGGGTGGCGAGCTGGATCCGCACTTCTCCAGGCCCGAGGTTCTGGAAATTCTCAAAGCGTACTACGCAAGCCTTGAAGAAAAAGTGGAAATCAAGCTTCACGGAGCGGCCACAGGGGATGCTCCGATCAAGAAGTAA
- a CDS encoding lytic transglycosylase domain-containing protein produces the protein MAAILWHGVSKLQEERAGINDLLGFLFVLATLLTVSTSWVAPARAAAVDPLEQIFGVGRRVSLPTSESMLAAVPVKPQTRGSFTAPAPSEPHGCPQERSIFFRHHPKIVVSIPKYVVGDLNSFQVMLNRAWIYLPIMKEILDMVGAPSDLLAVVFVESGFNGRVRSPAGAAGFWQLMPKTARTLGLRVDAWVDERLDPIKATRAAAVYLMDLYEQFGSWELALAAYNAGDGAVRRAIRRHRSDDFWTLAKKRALPHQTRHFVPKVLAAVEVLRNFERYGLEKPSYEPVWTFTTVWVQRRLSLHQASVWTGVPLQDLRRLNPALRRDQIPAGKAYPLRLPPAAVKDFLLAYERLINKKS, from the coding sequence ATGGCGGCTATCCTTTGGCATGGGGTTTCCAAGCTTCAGGAAGAGCGCGCGGGGATTAATGATCTTCTTGGTTTTCTTTTTGTTCTCGCGACGTTGCTGACAGTCTCTACGTCTTGGGTGGCCCCGGCAAGGGCGGCGGCGGTCGATCCTCTTGAGCAGATTTTCGGAGTTGGCCGCAGGGTGAGTCTGCCAACCAGTGAGTCTATGCTGGCGGCGGTTCCCGTTAAGCCGCAGACGCGAGGATCCTTCACGGCACCCGCCCCTTCAGAACCTCACGGCTGCCCTCAAGAGCGCTCCATTTTTTTCCGCCATCACCCCAAAATTGTTGTGTCCATTCCAAAATATGTGGTCGGCGATCTGAACAGTTTTCAGGTCATGCTGAACAGAGCCTGGATCTATCTTCCCATCATGAAAGAGATTTTGGACATGGTGGGAGCGCCTTCCGATTTGTTGGCCGTGGTGTTTGTTGAGAGCGGCTTTAACGGACGTGTGCGTTCGCCTGCGGGTGCCGCCGGATTCTGGCAGCTCATGCCCAAAACGGCGCGCACCCTCGGCCTGCGGGTGGACGCCTGGGTGGATGAACGCTTGGATCCCATCAAGGCCACTCGAGCTGCGGCCGTGTACCTCATGGACCTCTACGAACAGTTTGGGTCGTGGGAATTGGCTTTGGCGGCGTACAACGCGGGCGATGGCGCGGTCCGGCGGGCCATCCGTCGGCACCGAAGCGACGACTTTTGGACGCTGGCCAAAAAAAGGGCCTTGCCCCATCAGACCAGGCATTTTGTGCCTAAAGTTCTTGCGGCGGTGGAAGTGCTTCGGAACTTTGAGCGCTACGGGCTGGAAAAGCCCAGCTATGAGCCGGTGTGGACATTCACCACCGTTTGGGTTCAGCGCCGCTTGTCCCTTCATCAGGCTTCCGTGTGGACGGGCGTGCCTCTGCAAGACCTTCGACGATTGAACCCAGCGTTACGTCGTGACCAGATTCCTGCAGGGAAAGCCTATCCTTTAAGGCTACCGCCTGCTGCTGTGAAGGATTTTCTCTTGGCCTATGAGCGGTTGATCAACAAGAAAAGCTGA
- a CDS encoding CoB--CoM heterodisulfide reductase iron-sulfur subunit A family protein: MSDVTNGHRSVLVVGGGMSGLSAALEAAEAGFPVYIVEKEPYLGGRVARMNKYFPKLCPPSCGLEINFRRIKNNALVRFFTMAEVMKISGKPGDLDVTVKLSPRYVNEKCTACGLCAEAAETQVPNPFDYGLSTVKAAYLPHEFAFPLRYVIAPEVIGTAEAEKIRAACPYGAVDLEMEEKIFDLKVGSVVWATGWKPYDASKIAYYGAGAFRNVVSNVVMERLASTNGPTQGAIVRLSDGAAVQKVAFVQCAGSRDENHLPYCSGICCLASLKQATYVLDQNPDASVTIFYIDMRALGKYEDFYTKVQADSRVRFVKGKPGEICEDAQTGQVTVLVEDQETGTILKEAFDLVVLATGMVPSTADDKVPAEVAYDENGFLLPTQPMEGVIPAGCVKRPVDVASSVQDATAAALKAIQAMVRR; the protein is encoded by the coding sequence ATGTCAGATGTGACCAACGGCCATCGGAGTGTCTTGGTGGTGGGAGGCGGGATGAGTGGGTTGAGTGCGGCCCTTGAGGCGGCGGAAGCCGGATTTCCCGTCTACATTGTAGAAAAAGAGCCGTATTTGGGTGGGCGTGTGGCGCGAATGAACAAATATTTTCCCAAATTGTGCCCCCCGTCCTGCGGCTTGGAAATCAATTTTCGCCGCATTAAGAACAATGCCTTGGTGCGGTTTTTTACTATGGCGGAAGTCATGAAGATTTCGGGAAAACCGGGCGACTTGGATGTCACTGTGAAGCTATCACCTCGGTATGTCAATGAAAAGTGTACGGCTTGCGGCCTTTGTGCTGAAGCGGCAGAGACGCAGGTGCCCAATCCCTTTGATTACGGGCTGAGCACCGTGAAAGCGGCCTATCTTCCCCATGAATTTGCCTTTCCCTTGCGCTATGTCATTGCCCCGGAAGTGATCGGAACGGCCGAGGCGGAAAAGATTCGTGCGGCATGCCCTTATGGCGCCGTGGATCTAGAGATGGAGGAGAAGATCTTTGATCTCAAAGTGGGATCTGTGGTGTGGGCGACGGGCTGGAAGCCTTATGACGCCTCCAAAATCGCCTACTATGGTGCGGGAGCGTTTCGAAATGTGGTCAGCAACGTGGTGATGGAGCGCTTGGCGTCGACGAACGGACCGACTCAGGGGGCCATAGTTCGTCTGTCGGACGGGGCGGCGGTCCAGAAGGTGGCTTTTGTGCAGTGTGCGGGATCCCGCGACGAAAACCATCTTCCGTATTGTTCCGGCATCTGCTGCCTGGCGTCATTGAAGCAAGCCACCTACGTATTGGATCAGAATCCCGATGCGTCGGTGACCATCTTTTACATCGACATGCGCGCACTTGGAAAATACGAAGATTTTTACACCAAGGTGCAGGCGGATTCTCGGGTACGTTTTGTCAAAGGCAAACCGGGAGAAATCTGTGAGGATGCCCAGACGGGCCAGGTGACCGTGCTGGTGGAAGACCAGGAAACGGGTACCATCCTCAAAGAAGCTTTCGATCTGGTGGTTTTGGCCACGGGAATGGTGCCTAGCACGGCCGACGATAAAGTCCCTGCGGAAGTGGCCTACGATGAGAACGGTTTTCTGCTTCCGACACAGCCCATGGAAGGAGTCATTCCGGCCGGATGTGTCAAGCGCCCGGTGGATGTGGCGTCCAGTGTCCAAGATGCGACGGCGGCGGCCCTAAAGGCGATTCAGGCGATGGTGAGGAGGTAG
- a CDS encoding polyprenyl synthetase family protein, protein MTVFAAPQDTPSTSNGNLLKARIYASIRPELERIEQAIRRHLSSSVPLIEVVGRYIMESGGKRLRPLLMVLSSKLCGYQGNRDADLSVVFEFLHAATLLHDDVVDNAEIRRTKPAANTLWGNPAVVLVGDFLYSKAILMTVLYNNLRILEVLSETTTRMAEGEVLQLIHSDDLETDEAAYMEVILRKTAVLMSAACRIGAIFAEAPAAQEKALSDYGRHLGIAFQLIDDALDYVGTVDELGKPVGNDLQEGKATLPLIYAMAHADAHHRDLIRTVFTAERQTPEDILAVQRLVRECGGVDYTVQRAAEYVTMAKENLDAFSSSPTKSLLLDIADYVLCRRS, encoded by the coding sequence GTGACAGTCTTCGCCGCCCCCCAAGATACCCCCTCGACCTCGAATGGCAATCTTCTCAAAGCCCGCATTTATGCGAGCATTCGCCCCGAACTGGAACGCATCGAGCAGGCCATACGGCGGCATTTGAGTTCCAGCGTGCCCCTTATCGAGGTGGTGGGCCGCTACATCATGGAAAGCGGTGGAAAGCGTCTTCGTCCTCTACTGATGGTCCTTTCCTCCAAGCTGTGCGGCTATCAGGGCAATCGAGATGCAGACCTGTCCGTGGTTTTTGAATTTCTTCATGCCGCCACCCTTTTGCACGACGACGTGGTGGACAATGCAGAAATTCGCCGCACAAAGCCTGCCGCCAACACCTTGTGGGGCAACCCGGCCGTGGTTCTTGTGGGCGATTTTCTTTATTCCAAGGCCATCCTCATGACCGTTCTTTACAATAATCTTCGCATTCTGGAAGTCCTTTCCGAAACCACTACGCGCATGGCCGAGGGTGAAGTTCTTCAATTGATTCATTCCGATGACCTGGAAACAGACGAAGCGGCCTACATGGAAGTCATCCTTCGAAAGACGGCCGTGCTCATGAGCGCGGCCTGCCGCATTGGCGCCATTTTCGCGGAGGCTCCCGCAGCCCAGGAAAAAGCGTTGAGCGACTATGGGCGCCACTTGGGCATCGCTTTTCAGCTCATCGACGACGCTCTGGATTATGTGGGAACCGTGGACGAATTGGGAAAACCGGTGGGAAATGATCTGCAGGAAGGCAAAGCCACACTGCCTCTCATCTACGCTATGGCGCACGCGGATGCGCACCATCGAGACCTGATTCGAACCGTTTTTACGGCGGAACGCCAAACCCCCGAAGATATTCTGGCGGTCCAGCGGCTGGTTCGGGAATGCGGCGGCGTGGATTACACCGTGCAAAGGGCCGCCGAATATGTGACCATGGCCAAGGAAAACCTTGACGCCTTTTCCTCCAGCCCCACCAAATCACTTCTACTCGATATCGCTGACTACGTCTTGTGCCGGCGTTCCTAG
- the rimO gene encoding 30S ribosomal protein S12 methylthiotransferase RimO yields the protein MHEKAAVVSLGCAKNLVDSEVLAAQVQRLGYEVTAEASQAALIVVNTCGFLESAVQEAVDHLLEMARYKEEGSCRHLVAVGCMVQRYGRKLVSLLPEVDLFLGTSHYHRFADLFQKFIQLGTPKIFLQRPGYFYHGGITRIPSTPAHWAYVKIAEGCRHRCSFCLIPALRGPSRSRTVEDVVTEVRHLAEAGVVEVNLIAQDTTAFGTDRGEPDALCRLLEALEDISGLHWVRLLYTSPFGVSDELLRTMAASSKVVPYLDIPFQHCVPRILEAMHRRGKSLRPVELIERIRNHLPDVALRTSLMVGFPGETEADFQELCRFVTDVRFNHMGVFAFSAEKGCRAARLADPVAEEIKQARRDMLMALQQRISRDNLRRLIGHRVPILVEGLHSETEFLAVGRLPTQAPEVDGCVLIVEGEAVAGDIMQAEILKTHDYDLEARLLPLRPGASEPSFENARAPFGGRGKI from the coding sequence ATGCACGAAAAAGCCGCTGTGGTGAGTCTGGGGTGCGCGAAGAATCTTGTGGACAGCGAAGTCCTGGCCGCGCAGGTGCAGCGGCTGGGCTATGAGGTCACCGCCGAGGCGTCTCAGGCGGCCCTCATTGTGGTCAACACGTGCGGTTTCTTGGAATCGGCCGTACAGGAAGCGGTGGATCACCTCTTGGAAATGGCACGTTACAAGGAAGAAGGGTCCTGCAGGCACCTGGTGGCGGTGGGGTGCATGGTGCAGCGCTATGGTCGCAAGCTAGTCTCGCTCCTTCCCGAGGTGGATCTTTTTCTCGGAACGTCCCATTACCACCGTTTCGCAGACCTTTTTCAAAAATTCATTCAACTGGGAACGCCCAAAATTTTTTTGCAACGCCCTGGATACTTTTACCACGGAGGCATCACGCGGATACCTTCGACGCCGGCCCACTGGGCCTATGTGAAAATAGCCGAAGGTTGCCGTCACCGTTGTTCCTTTTGCCTGATCCCCGCCCTGAGAGGCCCGTCCCGCAGCCGCACCGTGGAGGATGTGGTAACCGAAGTGCGGCATCTGGCCGAGGCCGGCGTCGTGGAGGTCAACCTGATCGCGCAAGACACCACCGCCTTTGGAACGGACCGCGGAGAGCCCGACGCTCTCTGCAGACTTCTGGAAGCTTTAGAGGACATTTCAGGGCTGCACTGGGTTCGCCTTCTCTACACCTCTCCCTTTGGTGTTTCCGACGAGCTCTTGCGCACCATGGCCGCAAGTTCCAAGGTAGTTCCATACCTCGACATTCCTTTTCAACACTGTGTTCCGAGGATTCTCGAAGCGATGCATCGGCGAGGAAAGAGCCTTCGGCCCGTGGAGCTCATCGAACGCATTCGCAACCACTTGCCCGATGTGGCCTTGAGAACATCGCTCATGGTGGGCTTTCCCGGGGAAACCGAAGCCGATTTTCAGGAACTGTGCCGCTTTGTGACGGACGTACGGTTTAACCACATGGGGGTTTTTGCATTTTCTGCGGAAAAGGGCTGTCGAGCGGCCCGTCTTGCCGACCCTGTTGCCGAAGAGATCAAGCAAGCCAGGCGGGATATGCTCATGGCCCTTCAACAAAGGATTTCCCGGGACAATCTGCGACGCCTAATCGGCCATCGCGTGCCGATCCTTGTGGAAGGCCTGCATTCGGAAACAGAATTCTTGGCCGTCGGCCGCTTACCCACCCAAGCCCCGGAAGTGGACGGCTGTGTCTTAATTGTGGAAGGTGAGGCTGTGGCCGGAGACATCATGCAAGCGGAAATTCTCAAGACCCACGATTACGACCTGGAAGCCCGCCTTTTACCCCTTCGGCCCGGGGCATCTGAACCCTCATTCGAAAACGCCAGGGCGCCTTTTGGAGGTAGAGGAAAAATTTGA